Proteins co-encoded in one Streptomyces sp. NBC_01283 genomic window:
- a CDS encoding RNA-binding S4 domain-containing protein, producing the protein MASQNSGGDGSGASATAGTGPGKAASPGTAAAGGSVRIDAWIWSVRLVKTRSMGAAACKGGHVRVNGERVKPAYGVHVGDEVRLRHAGGREHVVVVKRLIRKRVGPPVAIECYVDNSPPPPPREAVAPAGVRDRGTGRPTKRDRRDMEKLRGFEG; encoded by the coding sequence GCTTCGCAGAATTCAGGCGGTGACGGCAGCGGCGCGAGCGCGACTGCGGGTACGGGCCCGGGCAAGGCTGCGAGCCCGGGTACGGCTGCGGCCGGGGGTTCCGTGCGCATCGACGCCTGGATCTGGTCCGTACGTCTGGTCAAGACCCGCTCCATGGGCGCGGCGGCCTGCAAGGGCGGCCATGTGCGGGTCAACGGCGAGCGCGTGAAGCCCGCTTACGGCGTGCACGTCGGCGACGAGGTGCGCCTGCGTCACGCGGGCGGCCGCGAACATGTCGTGGTCGTCAAGCGCCTCATCCGCAAGCGCGTCGGCCCGCCGGTGGCCATCGAGTGCTACGTCGACAACAGTCCTCCCCCGCCACCCCGCGAAGCCGTGGCCCCCGCCGGCGTACGGGACCGGGGAACGGGCCGCCCCACCAAGCGCGACCGCCGCGACATGGAAAAGCTGCGCGGCTTCGAGGGCTGA